ATCGGGGCGCAATCGCTACGATACTGCTAACCCGCATCGACAATCCACTGGAATACGGTGTCGTGATCACCGACAGAGCCGGCCGAGTACAACGTTTCCTTGAGAAGCCCGACTGGTCGGAGGTGTTCTCCGATACCATCAACACGGGCATCTACATCCTGGAACCAGAGGTCCTGGAGTACATCCCCGCCGGGCAGGATTTCGACTTCTCCCGCGACCTTTTTCCTCTCCTTCTCAAGGAGAACAAGCCCCTGTTTGGCTGCGTAGCGGATGGCTACTGGTGCGATGTCGGCAACATCGACACGTATCTCAAAGCACAGGTCGACGCGATCTCCGGCAAGGTCAAGGTCAGCATCCCTGGCGAGCAGATCGCCCCCGGCATATGGGCCGGCAAGTCCGCCAAGATAAGCTCCAGGGCGGATCTGAAAGGCCCGATGGTGTTGGGAGAGAACTGCGAGGTAGCGCCAGGCGCAAGGCTTCGGGAGTACTGTGTGGTGGGCGACAATGTCATCGTCGCGCCGAACTCCTTTCTCGTTCGGTCCACCGTGTTCGGCAACTCATACATAGGCGAAGGCTCAGTAGTATCCGGCTCCATAATATGCAAGAACGTGGTGCTCAAGGATAGCGTCCGCGTCGGCGAAGGCGCGGTAGTGTCAGACGACTGCATCCTGAACACTGCGGTTACCGTAAAGCCCGGAGTGCGAGTCTGGCCTGGCAAGGTCATTGATGAAAGCGTAGTGCTGTCATCGAGCGTTGTTTGGGGGCAGCGACTCCGGCGCGAGCTCTTCCACGGGGGAGGCATATCCGGATTGGTGAACTTCGAGTTCACCCCGGAGTTCGCCGTCAGGTTGGGCAGCGCCATAGGCGGAACCCTCAGAAAAGGCGCGAGCGTGGTCGTGAGCCGCGATCCGAGCCGAACCGCGCGGATGATGAAGCGAGCGCTTGTGGCGGGGCTTTCCAGCTCGGGAGTGTCAGTCTGCGACCTGCAGGGCGTCCCACTTCCGATTCTCACCCACATGGCAAAGCGCACCGAACACAGCTGCGCCATACACACCCAGCTTTCCGAATCGAACTACGAGGCCGTGGATATCAAGGTTTTCGACAAGGACGGGCTCGCCATCTCCCGCGACGAGGAGCGCAAGATCGAGACCCTTCTCTCCCGGGAAGACCCGCGGCGAACAAGCGCACGCGAAGTCGGAGGCATAAGCTACTTCGAGCGATCGGTCTCCCTGTACACAGAGGACTGCCTATCAAGAATCGATGTTGAAGCTGCGAAGTCCAATAGGATGAAGCTCGTTGTGGACTGCGGGTTCGGCCTCGGAGGCAGCCTGCTCCCGTCGATGCTCGTCAAAATGGGCGCCGACGTTACAGCGATCAACGCCATCGAGCATGAGACTAAGATGCCCAAGACGGCTCAGCAGTTCAAGGAGGCCCTAGATGAGCTGGCGCTGATCGTGAAGACGATCCGAGCCGACATGGGGATTCTCATCGACCCGCAGGGCGCCAAGATGTGGGCAATTGACGATTCCGGACGGGTTCTCACTGACCTTGAACTCGCCTACCTGTTCTCGCTCCTCCGGGTAAGAGCGAGCACCGGCGGGTCCAGCGGAGTGACAATGCCCAGCTACACCCCTTCTGTTTTCATTCGAACTCTAACTGCAAACGGCGCCACAGTATACCGGGCGAAATCGCACACGAGGAGCCTCGCGGATCTGGCCAGAACCAGCGCTTCCAGCGTCGCCTCGGACCTTGCCGGAGGTTTCGTCCTGCCCGAGATCCACAACTCCTTCGATGCCATATTCGGCGCAGCCAAATTCGTTGAGCTAGTGGCCTCTGACGCCGCACCCCTCTCCCAGCTGGCCCAGCTCGTTCCCGAGCACCACTTCGTGCGGGACGCAATCCCCTGCCCATGGGAGTTCAAGGGGCAGGTAATGCGCGAGCTCCTAGGGCGGCTTGACGATGCATCGGTCGACACCTTCGACGGCTACAGGAAAGGCTCCCCGGATGCCTGGTACATGGTGCTTCCAGATCCCTCCCGCCCCTCGTTCACCATCTACGCAGAGGGAAGCACCAGAGCAGAGGCTCTGGAGATGCTGCAACTGGCGGCGAAGGAGGTCGACGTGAAGGCACAAAACTGACTCAGCTGGAAGCACCGCTAGTCACGTCACGCCCACCTCTCTCATAGAATTGCTTGGAGGCCTTATGTGAGGGAGGTGGGCCATTTGGCCGACTTGAACGGACTGTGCCTCTGCGTGATGGGCGGTGACCGCCGCGAGGTGGAACTTGTGCGAGTGCTCGCAGAATCCGGCGCGAATGTGCGCTCCTACGGCGTGCCCCAGGCGGGCCTGAACGGTCCCCTTCGCGCCTGCTCGCTCGCAGCGAACGCGGAGGAGGCCTGCGCAGGGGCGGACGCGATAATTCTTCCACTTTCGGGAACTGACGCCTCTGGGTGTGTTCGGATAAGCGCGTCACCAGTGTGCATCACGCGCGAACTGCTATCGGTGCTGAGGCCCGGGGCTGCCCTGTTCTCTGGAACCATCGTGGCTTGGGTCCGCGATGCGTGCGCCGCGGCGGGCGTGCGTATGGTGGAGACGGGCAATGATGATGAACTCGCCATTCTCAACTCCATTCCCTCTGCCGAAGGCGCAATCCAGATGGCCATGCAGGCCACACCCTTCACAATACACGGGAGCAACTGTTTGGTGCTTGGGCTCGGCCGCACTGGCGCCACCCTCGCGAGGATGCTCCGCGGGATTGGCGCCAATGTGTGGGCCGCTGCCCGGAAGCCCAAGGACCGCGCCCGCGCCACTGAGATGTGTTTGGCGCCTGTGAGCTTCTCTGACCTTCCCGCGTGTCTGCCCCAGATGGACATCGTCTTCAACACCGTTCCTGCCGTAGTACTCAATCGTGAGCTCATCTACGTCATGAGACGAACAGCAGTCATCATCGATCTCGCCTCTGCGCCCGGGGGGACTGACTTCGCGTCAGCTGCAGAACGTGGCATCCATGCAGAGCTGGCGCCCGGATTGCCAGGCAAGGCGGCGCCCCTCACGGCGGGCCGGATTCTGTCGCGCGTGATTCCAGAGATCGTCGAAGCCAACCTGCGGAGGAGCTGAGGAGGAGCTGAGGAAAGGCAGTAGGAGGCGATAGATGAATGGCCAGAACCGTGGCGGTGGTAGGCGGCGGATGGGCGGGATGCGCCGCAGCCGTCGCGG
This genomic interval from Clostridia bacterium contains the following:
- a CDS encoding sugar phosphate nucleotidyltransferase, with protein sequence MKAMLLGAGEGTRLRPITATRPKPMIPVVNRPIMEHILLLLKAHGVREVYSNLYYLADQIESYFGDGSSLGMTVKFKVEERLPGTAGGVKNLEDHFDETFIVISGDLLTDFDLTRALEFHRNRGAIATILLTRIDNPLEYGVVITDRAGRVQRFLEKPDWSEVFSDTINTGIYILEPEVLEYIPAGQDFDFSRDLFPLLLKENKPLFGCVADGYWCDVGNIDTYLKAQVDAISGKVKVSIPGEQIAPGIWAGKSAKISSRADLKGPMVLGENCEVAPGARLREYCVVGDNVIVAPNSFLVRSTVFGNSYIGEGSVVSGSIICKNVVLKDSVRVGEGAVVSDDCILNTAVTVKPGVRVWPGKVIDESVVLSSSVVWGQRLRRELFHGGGISGLVNFEFTPEFAVRLGSAIGGTLRKGASVVVSRDPSRTARMMKRALVAGLSSSGVSVCDLQGVPLPILTHMAKRTEHSCAIHTQLSESNYEAVDIKVFDKDGLAISRDEERKIETLLSREDPRRTSAREVGGISYFERSVSLYTEDCLSRIDVEAAKSNRMKLVVDCGFGLGGSLLPSMLVKMGADVTAINAIEHETKMPKTAQQFKEALDELALIVKTIRADMGILIDPQGAKMWAIDDSGRVLTDLELAYLFSLLRVRASTGGSSGVTMPSYTPSVFIRTLTANGATVYRAKSHTRSLADLARTSASSVASDLAGGFVLPEIHNSFDAIFGAAKFVELVASDAAPLSQLAQLVPEHHFVRDAIPCPWEFKGQVMRELLGRLDDASVDTFDGYRKGSPDAWYMVLPDPSRPSFTIYAEGSTRAEALEMLQLAAKEVDVKAQN
- the dpsA gene encoding dipicolinate synthase subunit DpsA; the protein is MADLNGLCLCVMGGDRREVELVRVLAESGANVRSYGVPQAGLNGPLRACSLAANAEEACAGADAIILPLSGTDASGCVRISASPVCITRELLSVLRPGAALFSGTIVAWVRDACAAAGVRMVETGNDDELAILNSIPSAEGAIQMAMQATPFTIHGSNCLVLGLGRTGATLARMLRGIGANVWAAARKPKDRARATEMCLAPVSFSDLPACLPQMDIVFNTVPAVVLNRELIYVMRRTAVIIDLASAPGGTDFASAAERGIHAELAPGLPGKAAPLTAGRILSRVIPEIVEANLRRS